In Oncorhynchus gorbuscha isolate QuinsamMale2020 ecotype Even-year linkage group LG03, OgorEven_v1.0, whole genome shotgun sequence, the DNA window ttgtatccaaatccggctttaaacttcttcaaaacagtatctcggacctgcctggtgtgttccttgttcttcatgatgctctctgcgcttttaacggacctcttagactatcacagtgcaggtgcatttatatggagacttgattacacacaggtggattgtatttatcatcattagtcacctatgtcaacattggatcattcagagatcctcactgaacttctggagagtttgctgcgctgaaagtaaaggggctgaataattttgcacgcccactttttcagtttttgatttgttaaataagtttgaaatatccaataaatgtcgttccacttcataattgtgtctcacttgttgatgattcttcacaaaaaaagacagttttatatctttatgtttgaagcctgaaatgtggcaaaaggtcgcaaagttcaagggggccgaatactttcgcaaggcactgtaagtcggctaatgttgctcaacatttctctggctagctaACTGAGAATTCGATCCAGCTAGCAAGATACTTAACAATGCTAAGTCTTGTTCCACCACTTTCTCCCGTACCTCAAACTTTCCAACTGTTAGTAGTTCTTCGGTTACAGCTCATGAAGTATGCTTCATCACCTTCTCACCCCTGTCTCCTTGGTCAGGCTTCTCACCTAACATTACCTCTTTCTTACGGTTCAGGGGACACACTGCTCTGACTGGCAAGCTGCCTTTCCAGAGCGGcgcgctgatgctgtaactagcacaTTGTCTCTTCTTCCTTCAGCTGCTTGCTGCGCTGCATTCTGTTTGCTATGTGGACGATTGGCTGAGCCTTAGATACAGCCAGAATTGTTCCAAACGCGCATCACTCGTTTGTTTGCAGCCAGTGGGGATCCAACCCCCACTCCTCTTAGTTTGCATCCCTGTACACTTATcaccgaatccactcatttgaatggatgtccacatacactatatatacaaaagtatgttgtttctatgtgtttggttTTCGTTCAGATGCCACTAGCCAGTACATTGAGGGTCgtgaggaggtggtggaggagggctgTCTCTGTCCTTCAGGTCTGCAGTGTGCCCTGGTCCTGATCGGGGTATACCTCCGCGCCACTGGGGAACCTGTCATAGGGGTCATAAACCAGCCcttcaaccacaaagacccaACAGGGTGAGACtcttacttttctattatttatctattttctttctctctgaattGTTGAGAAGGGCTTGtgtttaagcatttcactgttagtctacaccggtTGTTTACAAAGCTTGTGACAAAAACAATTGGATTTTACTCTAGAACCAGAACAGCAATCATTTTGAcaccagggttagggtcaatGCTATTTAAGTTGTTGATTAAATTACCAATTTCTTTCAAGTTAAGTATTGGAAAAGGTATTTTCATTTGGAATTACTATTTTCAATCCACAATTTAAATAGAGTTAACACAGAAATAACATACTTATTAATGCTCAGACCTCACCATCTAAGCTTCCTTTAATGACATTTGGTTGATGTGATGTGCATATTTGTTGCAGCTGGAAGGGGAAGCATTTCTGGGGAGTGTCATGTGGGAGTGTCAAAGCCTGCTCGGTGCTCCGACCTAAAGAAAGACCTGCGGAGTGTCCAGGACTATCGGTGGTGCTGAGCTCCAGTGAGAAGCAGGCGGTGAAGGAGGCCTTGGCCCCTCTGTGTGGGCCTGACAGGCTGATGTATGCCTCGGGGGCCGGATACAAGATCCTGTGTGTGATCCTGGGCCTAGCTGACATCTACGTTCTCTCAGAGGGCAGCACCTTCAAGTGGGACTCCTGCGGCCCCCATGCCCTGCTCCTTGCACTGGGTGGGGGGATGCTGGACCTTAAAGAGTGCCTCCGCTTCAGCCACTGTGAGGGGGGGCACCATGACCAGGGGGAACTGACCTACCACCAATCCCACTCAGAGAGCCCTGGGGCAGAACGCTGGGCCAACCAGGGGGGCCTGGTGGCCTACCTAGACTGTCAAATGCTTCATAGGGTTATTGGGGAACTGAAAGGCAAGTTTTAAAGGAAGAGGCATTGATTATGGTGAAGGGCACAAGTAGCAGTATCATTGCTTATACATGCTGCTTAATATGTCAATTTTTGGAGGAgttgttttaaaaaaaatctatgcTGTCAGTTATTTTGTAAAAGCTAGATGTATATGCACATGTAAATATATAGTAAGGAATGTAAAATGGTTCAACTATCTACAGTAGCTGGTATGTTAAAGGTGTTTCGTAAAGGATTAAGCTGCCTCTAACTTCTACAGTTACTGGTTTTCTCATTGACAGGAAGTTTGTTAGTGGCAAACAAATCTAACTTCAGGAAAGACCTGGGTGCTGTTTAAGTAAAACTTATTCCAATGCAAGATAATCAGAATCGAGAGACTGGTATGAATGGGAACAAGCATGGTTCAGGGAACAGTAGCACACACTGCGTAGCTGAAACATGCTTTTTGTCTCAGTCATACCAAAATGTGG includes these proteins:
- the LOC124030750 gene encoding inositol polyphosphate 1-phosphatase-like isoform X3 translates to MADLLKLLLRVAEKAANVARVCRQEAPLFQLLVQEKTGVDKNKKFVQDFKTLANMFPKMIDHIQGEESNKFENGLEKETAALLVTVLDGDQMAATLMACAIHQDATLTLSDTSTDNLHIPLSPSDLSIWIDPIDATSQYIEGREEVVEEGCLCPSGLQCALVLIGVYLRATGEPVIGVINQPFNHKDPTGWKGKHFWGVSCGSVKACSVLRPKERPAECPGLSVVLSSSEKQAVKEALAPLCGPDRLMYASGAGYKILCVILGLADIYVLSEGSTFKWDSCGPHALLLALGGGMLDLKECLRFSHCEGGHHDQGELTYHQSHSESPGAERWANQGGLVAYLDCQMLHRVIGELKGKF
- the LOC124030750 gene encoding inositol polyphosphate 1-phosphatase-like isoform X1 — encoded protein: MADLLKLLLRVAEKAANVARVCRQEAPLFQLLVQEKTGVDKNKKFVQDFKTLANMVIQEMICHDVGAQFPKMIDHIQGEESNKFENGLGEIVIVTVCGTEKETAALLVTVLDGDQMAATLMACAIHQDATLTLSDTSTDNLHIPLSPSDLSIWIDPIDATSQYIEGREEVVEEGCLCPSGLQCALVLIGVYLRATGEPVIGVINQPFNHKDPTGWKGKHFWGVSCGSVKACSVLRPKERPAECPGLSVVLSSSEKQAVKEALAPLCGPDRLMYASGAGYKILCVILGLADIYVLSEGSTFKWDSCGPHALLLALGGGMLDLKECLRFSHCEGGHHDQGELTYHQSHSESPGAERWANQGGLVAYLDCQMLHRVIGELKGKF
- the LOC124030750 gene encoding inositol polyphosphate 1-phosphatase-like isoform X2 yields the protein MADLLKLLLRVAEKAANVARVCRQEAPLFQLLVQEKTGVDKNKKFVQDFKTLANMVIQEMICHDVGAQFPKMIDHIQGEESNKFENGLEKETAALLVTVLDGDQMAATLMACAIHQDATLTLSDTSTDNLHIPLSPSDLSIWIDPIDATSQYIEGREEVVEEGCLCPSGLQCALVLIGVYLRATGEPVIGVINQPFNHKDPTGWKGKHFWGVSCGSVKACSVLRPKERPAECPGLSVVLSSSEKQAVKEALAPLCGPDRLMYASGAGYKILCVILGLADIYVLSEGSTFKWDSCGPHALLLALGGGMLDLKECLRFSHCEGGHHDQGELTYHQSHSESPGAERWANQGGLVAYLDCQMLHRVIGELKGKF